The proteins below are encoded in one region of Halorhodospira halochloris:
- the istB gene encoding IS21-like element helper ATPase IstB has product MLHQQTIEQLRALKLVGMLHALEQQQAQPETYELPFEQRFAMLVEQEVLYRENRRLNRLLKEAKLRVQACVEDIDYRHPRDLEKSSMAALAQCGWIRNAHNLCITGPTGCGKTWLACALGNQACRQGLSVRYLRLPTLFEQLRIAHGDGSYPRLMNRLLKMDLLILDDWGLQKMTASQRQDLMEVIEQRHGQRSSLIASQLPIEHWHEYIGEATLADAILDRLLHGAHRLKLSGESMRKQHSEAIGGDANSHNSVTA; this is encoded by the coding sequence ATGCTCCATCAACAGACAATCGAACAACTACGCGCTCTCAAGCTCGTCGGCATGCTCCACGCGCTAGAGCAGCAACAGGCACAGCCTGAAACCTACGAACTTCCCTTCGAACAACGCTTCGCTATGCTAGTCGAGCAAGAGGTGCTCTACCGCGAGAACCGGCGGCTGAACCGCTTGCTCAAGGAGGCTAAGCTCCGAGTCCAAGCCTGTGTCGAGGATATCGATTACCGCCACCCCAGGGATTTAGAGAAATCGAGCATGGCGGCACTGGCTCAGTGCGGCTGGATCCGCAACGCTCACAACCTCTGCATCACCGGCCCCACCGGCTGTGGCAAGACCTGGTTGGCCTGCGCTCTCGGCAACCAGGCGTGCCGCCAAGGGCTCTCGGTACGCTATTTGCGGTTGCCGACGCTGTTTGAGCAGCTGCGCATCGCCCACGGCGACGGTTCCTATCCTCGCTTGATGAACCGGCTGCTCAAAATGGATTTGCTTATCCTCGACGATTGGGGGCTTCAAAAGATGACTGCCTCTCAGCGTCAGGATCTGATGGAGGTGATTGAGCAGCGCCACGGCCAACGCTCCTCGCTAATCGCCAGTCAGCTCCCTATTGAGCATTGGCACGAATACATCGGCGAGGCAACGCTCGCTGATGCCATCCTCGATCGCCTTCTGCACGGGGCACATCGGCTCAAGCTCAGTGGTGAATCAATGCGCAAGCAGCACTCTGAGGCTATTGGCGGTGACGCAAACTCACACAATAGTGTTACTGCGTAA
- the istA gene encoding IS21 family transposase, with protein MPTERVRMKKITEVLRLKYQAGLSHEQIARVCKLSKGAVSKYVSLAKAQGLYWPLPEGVDEARLEALLYPSEQPQRGFVEPDCFQIHQQLKRKGVTLQLLWGEYAATYGERAYRYSYYCHRYRQWRSRQKRSMRQHHRAGEKAFLDYCGTTVAVNERDTGAVRLAQIFVGVLGASSYTYAEATWSQSLPDWIASNQRMLRFFGGVPRLLIPDNLKAAVTRADRYAPKVNDTYADMATHYNTAILPARPYKPKDKAKVEVAVQVVERWILARLRHHTFFSLAELNQAICELLPVLNERPFQGRSESRRDLFESLDRPALGVLPREAYEYAEWHRAKPGIDYHVEYEGRFYSVPHALVGHMLELRISATAVEILHKGQRVASHARHAQGRYSTVIEHMPRSHQAHREWSPQRFMHWAAAVGPATAELVEQQLYNRPHPEHSYRACLGLLNLSRRFGRPRLEAACVRALAIGAASYKSVASIIKQGLDQLPLEPESDSADELPAHTNVRGADYYH; from the coding sequence ATGCCAACGGAGAGGGTTCGAATGAAGAAGATTACCGAAGTGTTGCGCCTCAAGTACCAAGCCGGTCTGAGTCATGAGCAGATTGCTCGAGTCTGTAAGCTCTCCAAAGGGGCAGTTAGCAAGTATGTCAGCCTGGCCAAGGCACAGGGTCTCTATTGGCCGCTTCCCGAGGGTGTTGATGAGGCGCGACTGGAGGCGCTGCTCTACCCCTCTGAGCAGCCGCAGCGCGGCTTTGTGGAGCCTGACTGCTTCCAGATCCATCAACAGCTCAAGCGCAAAGGGGTGACGCTGCAGCTGCTGTGGGGTGAGTATGCTGCCACTTATGGTGAGCGGGCTTACCGTTACAGCTATTATTGCCACCGTTATCGCCAGTGGCGCTCGCGGCAAAAGCGTAGTATGCGGCAACACCACCGCGCTGGAGAGAAGGCGTTCCTCGACTACTGCGGCACGACGGTAGCGGTAAACGAACGCGATACCGGTGCAGTGCGCCTTGCCCAGATCTTTGTCGGTGTCCTTGGGGCTTCAAGCTATACCTACGCCGAAGCCACCTGGAGTCAGTCTCTGCCGGACTGGATTGCCTCAAATCAGCGGATGCTGCGCTTTTTCGGCGGTGTACCGCGGCTTCTGATTCCTGACAATCTCAAGGCTGCTGTGACGAGGGCAGATCGTTACGCCCCCAAAGTCAACGATACCTATGCAGATATGGCGACCCACTACAACACCGCCATACTGCCCGCTCGCCCCTACAAACCGAAGGACAAAGCCAAGGTAGAAGTGGCCGTCCAGGTAGTCGAACGGTGGATTTTAGCGCGGCTGCGTCATCATACGTTTTTCTCGTTAGCGGAGCTTAATCAGGCCATCTGCGAACTGCTACCGGTGCTCAACGAACGCCCCTTTCAAGGTCGCAGCGAGAGCCGTAGGGATTTGTTTGAGTCTTTGGATCGCCCAGCCCTGGGCGTACTGCCCCGTGAGGCCTACGAGTACGCCGAGTGGCACAGAGCTAAGCCAGGCATCGACTACCACGTTGAATATGAGGGGCGCTTTTACAGCGTCCCGCACGCTCTAGTCGGTCATATGCTGGAGTTACGCATTAGCGCTACTGCGGTGGAGATTCTACACAAAGGTCAGCGGGTCGCTAGCCATGCCCGTCACGCTCAGGGGCGCTACTCTACTGTGATCGAGCACATGCCGAGGTCCCATCAGGCCCATCGCGAGTGGTCGCCGCAGCGCTTCATGCACTGGGCAGCGGCGGTTGGTCCGGCTACCGCCGAGCTCGTCGAGCAGCAGCTATACAACCGCCCCCACCCCGAGCATAGCTACCGCGCCTGTTTAGGGCTGCTGAATCTATCCCGACGCTTCGGTCGTCCCCGCCTAGAGGCGGCTTGTGTGCGGGCCTTAGCAATCGGTGCCGCTAGCTATAAGAGCGTCGCCTCCATCATCAAGCAGGGGCTCGACCAACTGCCATTGGAGCCGGAAAGCGACTCTGCAGACGAGCTACCGGCTCACACGAATGTCCGCGGCGCTGACTACTACCACTGA
- a CDS encoding VWA domain-containing protein, protein MRLSTLNDALPIVAAAYGRKFGVKVRVGGQNAFTDGQSINIPSLSEEVRSRTLAYGYLAHEAGHVRFTDFTQARHPQPLGKLLEGVIEDIRIEAAMITTYPGTRKTLDAVLEHLIEAGRMQPPSDQDPPGQVLGNAVLLIGRYHYRRQSALQMHSQQSEEVLSQVFGQQFVRQLHGLLAEIPGLTCTAETMALAQRIISLLESLLQGQSPEQANAADQPDNQPAGDHTADDQASGKDNSAQDDSYQEGQQASGEDCAGASADDGADAKASAATDADSGDEDHHKQSADSTSQQGSTSEQGSSSGPDSSLAAQAAQAALQADKDALPEDLFEAVGNILQSHSSDDTQLLPTAQSYQGDAELGKEALERVKVHSAHLNAQLQGLVQSQRLTRSRTARSGRRLSAKHLHRAGVADSRIFRASRAQPAPNTALHLLIDLSLSMQGGPDRLALDAAMSLALALESINGVSRAVSVFPGLRGQSSYVTQVLAHDDRVSTRTGAFVQKARGSTPMTGALWFAAADLLARSEPRKVVLVLTDGEPNDTDSTLSMISRAQSAQLEMIGIGIQHRVDHLFPQAIRIDQLSELKNSLFDVTGQLLLSH, encoded by the coding sequence ATGCGACTTAGTACACTCAACGATGCTCTACCGATAGTGGCTGCCGCCTATGGGCGTAAGTTTGGCGTCAAGGTTCGGGTTGGCGGTCAGAATGCGTTCACTGACGGGCAGAGCATTAACATCCCGAGTCTATCCGAAGAGGTGAGGAGCAGGACGTTGGCTTATGGTTACCTTGCCCATGAAGCCGGTCATGTGCGCTTCACCGACTTCACTCAGGCGCGTCATCCCCAGCCCTTAGGGAAGCTTCTGGAGGGAGTGATCGAGGATATCCGCATTGAGGCGGCGATGATTACCACTTATCCAGGGACGAGGAAGACCCTCGATGCGGTGCTGGAGCATTTGATTGAAGCAGGTCGGATGCAACCTCCCAGTGATCAAGATCCACCGGGGCAGGTGCTTGGAAACGCGGTACTGTTGATTGGCCGTTATCACTATCGTCGGCAAAGCGCACTGCAGATGCACTCTCAGCAATCAGAAGAGGTGCTCTCACAGGTATTCGGTCAGCAGTTCGTGAGGCAGTTACATGGGCTTCTAGCCGAGATTCCGGGACTCACCTGTACAGCCGAGACGATGGCTTTAGCGCAGCGGATTATCTCCCTGCTTGAGTCTCTCTTACAGGGACAATCGCCTGAGCAAGCTAACGCGGCTGATCAGCCTGATAATCAACCCGCCGGTGATCACACAGCGGATGATCAGGCATCAGGGAAGGATAATTCTGCTCAGGATGACTCCTACCAAGAGGGGCAGCAGGCAAGCGGTGAGGATTGCGCCGGTGCATCTGCAGATGACGGTGCTGATGCCAAAGCTAGTGCCGCTACTGATGCCGACTCTGGTGATGAGGATCATCATAAGCAGTCGGCCGACAGCACGTCACAGCAAGGCTCGACATCGGAGCAAGGTTCCTCTTCAGGGCCAGACTCAAGTCTGGCAGCTCAAGCCGCACAGGCAGCACTGCAAGCCGATAAGGACGCTCTGCCGGAGGATCTATTCGAGGCGGTTGGCAACATCCTGCAAAGCCACTCTAGCGATGACACCCAACTACTGCCAACAGCGCAGTCCTATCAGGGCGATGCAGAGCTAGGCAAGGAGGCCTTGGAGCGGGTCAAGGTCCATTCAGCGCACCTAAATGCCCAACTGCAAGGGCTGGTTCAGTCTCAACGATTGACCCGTTCACGCACCGCACGCTCTGGCCGGCGTTTAAGTGCGAAACATCTGCACCGGGCGGGTGTTGCGGATAGCCGGATATTCAGGGCAAGCAGAGCGCAACCTGCCCCTAACACCGCACTGCATCTGCTCATCGATCTCTCGCTCTCGATGCAGGGTGGGCCGGATCGCTTGGCCCTAGATGCGGCTATGTCTCTAGCCCTGGCGCTAGAGTCTATAAACGGTGTCTCTAGGGCGGTCTCGGTATTCCCAGGACTAAGGGGGCAAAGCAGCTATGTCACTCAAGTGCTTGCCCACGATGACAGGGTAAGCACTAGAACTGGAGCCTTCGTGCAAAAGGCGCGTGGCAGCACTCCGATGACAGGGGCGCTGTGGTTTGCAGCGGCAGATCTGCTCGCACGTTCTGAGCCTCGTAAGGTGGTTCTGGTTCTAACCGACGGTGAGCCGAACGATACGGATAGCACACTGTCGATGATCAGCCGTGCCCAATCGGCACAGCTTGAGATGATCGGAATCGGTATCCAGCACCGCGTCGATCACCTTTTCCCGCAAGCTATACGCATCGATCAGCTAAGTGAATTAAAGAACTCGCTCTTCGATGTAACGGGGCAACTGCTGCTTAGCCACTAA
- a CDS encoding DUF3150 domain-containing protein, which produces MTNITEITDQLTLVVLDIRIWSGRKKLRAEDLHLDDGEIPPEDLVSLGSKRVCDPEQLKAFHRLKQSAERSCLRVGTRFLGGFAVAKEQTTALAEELDQIKAQFDAERDNFLSTYDRDLEDWIQTLPGFETAIRRAVEPASSVAARLRFGYQLVEIKPAIVPGTLDEEVAELGDGVFGEVEQMARDLTDSFEGKDKLNRRALGTFRKIRNKLACLSFIDRRIEPVLGSVDQWLHRLPATAPIQGSLFNEGMGLALLLSDAERMARHGAGQIDALSLPLPTLPTDKSAEQIDSSDAGLEESGADTTPEREGENSGDSTPSHRPVITDPQPVPSFFF; this is translated from the coding sequence ATGACAAACATAACTGAAATCACCGATCAGCTAACTTTGGTAGTGCTGGATATACGGATCTGGTCAGGGCGTAAGAAGCTGCGCGCAGAGGATCTACACTTGGATGATGGGGAGATACCGCCCGAAGATTTGGTATCTCTCGGTTCCAAGCGCGTCTGTGACCCGGAGCAGCTCAAGGCCTTCCATCGGCTTAAGCAATCGGCAGAACGCTCCTGTCTGCGGGTTGGCACCCGCTTTCTCGGCGGATTTGCCGTTGCTAAGGAGCAGACCACCGCTCTGGCTGAGGAGCTCGATCAGATTAAGGCTCAGTTCGATGCCGAGCGTGATAACTTTCTGTCCACTTACGACCGGGACCTAGAGGATTGGATTCAAACTCTGCCTGGTTTCGAGACGGCGATTCGCCGGGCCGTGGAGCCAGCAAGTAGTGTGGCTGCACGGCTGCGATTTGGCTATCAGCTCGTTGAGATAAAGCCGGCTATCGTGCCTGGCACCTTAGACGAGGAGGTAGCCGAACTCGGTGACGGTGTCTTTGGCGAGGTCGAGCAAATGGCCCGGGATTTAACTGATAGCTTCGAGGGCAAGGATAAGCTCAACCGCCGTGCCTTAGGCACCTTCAGAAAGATCCGTAACAAGCTGGCCTGTCTGAGCTTTATCGACAGGCGTATCGAGCCAGTACTCGGTAGCGTCGATCAATGGCTGCACCGGTTGCCGGCTACAGCCCCTATCCAGGGCTCCCTTTTCAACGAAGGGATGGGCCTAGCCCTGTTGCTATCCGATGCCGAGCGCATGGCCCGTCATGGTGCCGGTCAGATCGATGCACTCAGCTTGCCACTGCCCACGCTGCCAACGGACAAAAGCGCTGAGCAGATCGATTCATCGGATGCCGGTCTTGAGGAAAGTGGGGCCGACACAACGCCTGAGCGAGAGGGCGAGAACAGCGGCGATAGCACTCCCTCGCACAGGCCGGTAATAACCGACCCTCAGCCGGTGCCAAGCTTCTTTTTCTAG
- a CDS encoding CbbQ/NirQ/NorQ/GpvN family protein — translation MSALTQFNVSQTFNVPAHPGLEVPGYSDPTHPNIPPLKSSYVFRHRLLGDVLAFLHHSAGDGLFLCGPTGSGKSTLISQIAARLNWPVQSVTCHGRLEFQSLIGQFVLVNGSTEFVHGPLAVAARDGHILILNELDMMDPAELAGLNDIIEGQPLVIAENGGEVIHPHPQFRLIATGNSLGSGDNTGLYQGVLRQNLAFMDRFRIIHVDYPDPEAEKEMLQAAVPSLPEEIVSRMLSVAGEVRRLFMGSDSEAGQLTVTMSTRTLVRWATLAATFKGAPNVFEYSLNQALTARAEAEQREAIHRIAADVFGDYWQSSNC, via the coding sequence ATGTCAGCTTTAACGCAATTTAACGTATCCCAAACCTTCAATGTCCCCGCACATCCAGGACTTGAAGTGCCGGGCTATTCGGATCCGACACATCCGAACATCCCCCCACTGAAATCTAGCTATGTATTTCGCCACCGGCTATTAGGCGATGTGCTCGCCTTTCTGCATCACAGCGCCGGTGATGGGCTTTTCCTCTGCGGTCCGACCGGCTCAGGTAAGAGCACCTTGATCAGCCAAATAGCCGCCCGGCTTAACTGGCCCGTCCAATCGGTAACATGCCATGGCCGCTTGGAGTTTCAGTCACTGATAGGGCAGTTCGTGCTGGTTAATGGCTCAACAGAGTTCGTTCACGGGCCTTTGGCGGTGGCAGCCCGTGACGGTCACATACTCATATTGAACGAGCTCGACATGATGGATCCGGCAGAACTGGCCGGGCTTAATGACATCATCGAGGGGCAACCGTTGGTAATTGCTGAGAATGGTGGTGAGGTTATTCATCCGCATCCGCAGTTTCGCCTCATTGCCACCGGCAACTCGCTCGGCTCTGGCGATAACACCGGGCTGTATCAGGGCGTTCTACGTCAAAATCTGGCATTCATGGACCGCTTTCGGATTATCCACGTTGATTACCCGGATCCGGAAGCTGAGAAGGAGATGCTCCAAGCTGCCGTGCCGAGCCTGCCCGAGGAGATAGTCAGCAGGATGCTAAGTGTCGCCGGTGAGGTGAGGCGCTTGTTCATGGGCTCAGATAGTGAGGCTGGTCAGCTGACGGTGACCATGAGCACAAGGACTCTGGTGCGCTGGGCAACCTTAGCCGCCACGTTTAAGGGGGCGCCTAACGTTTTCGAGTACTCGTTAAACCAGGCACTGACAGCACGTGCAGAGGCCGAGCAGCGCGAGGCCATTCACCGGATAGCAGCTGACGTATTCGGCGACTACTGGCAAAGCAGCAATTGCTGA
- a CDS encoding hydrolase or metal-binding protein, whose translation MIKGLAITPPVLGRITIGKVVERDGRRLPQKDDEFTITSQIQSAGDWIIHPLDTQLREQQGEAKLRRLPVRMLFSEPNLNLRASYALFDRDQGRPLCMGDGETCRRRTKEGLVELPCPSPDGCELAAGGRCKPFARLSVLIGEQEDPLGSFIFRTTGFNSIRTLEARLSYFQAISCNRLAYLPLELRLRGKSTRQSFGRPIFYVDLTLREGWTLEESLAEADRFQQEREAIGFDQKALDRAAKQCLANGAFEESPEEGAAVAEEFYSAQGASTQPQESNSLSEQLSKIPQPQPASLNEQNHPASAKQGGNGSQPPSS comes from the coding sequence ATGATTAAAGGCTTAGCTATAACTCCGCCGGTACTCGGGCGGATAACCATAGGCAAAGTAGTAGAGCGCGATGGCAGGCGTCTGCCGCAGAAGGACGACGAATTTACCATCACCTCCCAGATCCAGTCTGCCGGGGACTGGATAATCCACCCACTCGATACTCAGCTGCGCGAGCAGCAGGGCGAGGCGAAGCTGCGCCGTTTGCCGGTGCGCATGCTCTTCAGTGAGCCGAATCTCAACCTGCGTGCCTCATACGCCCTGTTCGATCGAGACCAGGGTCGCCCCCTTTGCATGGGGGATGGGGAGACCTGTCGTCGACGGACCAAAGAGGGGCTAGTTGAGTTGCCCTGCCCATCACCGGATGGCTGTGAGTTGGCCGCAGGAGGGCGTTGTAAGCCTTTTGCCCGGCTTAGTGTGCTCATCGGCGAGCAGGAAGACCCACTCGGTAGCTTTATCTTTAGGACAACCGGATTTAACTCCATCAGGACATTAGAGGCCCGATTGAGCTATTTCCAGGCGATATCCTGCAATCGATTGGCCTACCTTCCCCTTGAGCTGCGCCTAAGGGGCAAATCGACTAGGCAGTCCTTTGGCAGACCGATCTTCTACGTCGATCTGACCCTGCGCGAGGGTTGGACGCTGGAAGAGAGCCTCGCTGAAGCCGATCGGTTTCAGCAAGAGCGTGAGGCGATAGGCTTTGACCAAAAGGCGTTGGATAGGGCTGCGAAGCAGTGCCTGGCCAATGGCGCTTTCGAGGAGTCCCCGGAGGAGGGTGCTGCTGTTGCCGAGGAGTTTTATTCGGCTCAAGGTGCGTCTACTCAGCCACAAGAGAGTAATTCACTCTCAGAGCAGCTCTCAAAAATCCCACAGCCACAGCCTGCAAGCCTTAATGAGCAAAACCACCCAGCATCCGCTAAGCAAGGTGGTAACGGCTCACAGCCACCGTCTTCTTAA
- a CDS encoding YqaJ viral recombinase family protein encodes MTVATEGVVCLESRGQRSRAPEHWGQAHRLVETRDLDRATWLSIRRGGIGASEAAAVIGMHPYSSPLEVWLDKSGRQVEQSAESVDPQNPAWWGQLLEPTVADAYAQVTGRKVRRVNAILQHPEHPWMLCNLDREVVGDPDIQILEIKTTGVMEARRWRNGVPQHVQLQVQHQLAVTGQRAADVAVLIGGQNLEIHRIERDEDVIERLIALEQAFWSCVEADTPPRPDGSESSAQALRELYQESHVGVVVDFQEDAELGRSFAQLQRVREEIAERRRREDVLKQSIQAAMGEAEKAIFPTGTVTWKQSAPSNRVDTKALEADYPELVARYKQQVPGSRRFTIRD; translated from the coding sequence ATGACGGTAGCCACTGAAGGCGTTGTGTGTCTTGAAAGCCGTGGCCAGCGTAGCCGTGCTCCGGAGCACTGGGGTCAGGCGCATCGTCTGGTCGAGACAAGGGATCTAGATCGTGCGACGTGGTTGTCGATCCGTCGTGGTGGAATTGGGGCATCTGAGGCAGCGGCTGTAATTGGCATGCATCCGTACTCCTCGCCACTGGAGGTTTGGCTTGATAAGAGCGGACGGCAGGTCGAGCAATCGGCAGAGTCAGTCGATCCGCAAAATCCTGCCTGGTGGGGGCAGCTCCTTGAGCCGACCGTAGCCGATGCTTACGCCCAGGTCACCGGGCGTAAGGTGCGGCGCGTCAACGCCATCCTCCAGCACCCCGAGCATCCTTGGATGCTATGTAACTTAGACCGTGAGGTGGTCGGTGATCCTGATATCCAAATCTTGGAGATCAAGACCACGGGTGTAATGGAGGCGAGGCGTTGGCGCAATGGAGTACCGCAACACGTGCAGCTGCAGGTTCAGCACCAGTTAGCGGTGACTGGGCAAAGGGCGGCTGACGTTGCTGTTCTTATCGGTGGTCAGAACCTGGAAATACACCGCATCGAGCGCGATGAGGATGTGATAGAGCGGTTGATCGCCCTGGAGCAAGCCTTTTGGTCCTGTGTCGAGGCGGATACTCCGCCACGGCCCGATGGCTCCGAGAGTTCGGCTCAAGCCCTACGCGAGCTTTACCAGGAGAGCCATGTCGGTGTGGTTGTTGACTTTCAGGAGGATGCTGAGCTTGGCCGCAGCTTTGCTCAGTTGCAGCGAGTGCGTGAAGAGATAGCTGAACGCCGGCGCCGGGAGGATGTGCTAAAGCAGAGCATCCAGGCGGCAATGGGCGAGGCGGAGAAGGCTATCTTTCCCACCGGTACCGTGACCTGGAAGCAATCCGCCCCGAGCAATAGAGTCGATACCAAGGCTCTAGAGGCCGACTATCCTGAGCTGGTAGCACGCTACAAACAGCAGGTGCCAGGCTCGAGGCGCTTCACGATCCGCGATTAG
- a CDS encoding YagK/YfjJ domain-containing protein encodes MKTQPRYHPLNRNWRLHYEPTYQGLPVKCERHNHSPLVENFLEKTLTLFQRTREQHPRTFALRFDLYFPADFDLAAINHGSDIMKTFWRYLDSQFNAASLAHSPKTEYIWVREIGPQSDKPHFHVLLMLDANAILTLGNPAPSPDGTYSDNTLAHRIIRSWLGALAYPALDPLGSLVYFQKDPHTGEFIRWLLDRSDDYNWTRLFYLTSYLFKAYSKPVGQGIRAFGSSRLYRRTPA; translated from the coding sequence ATGAAAACCCAGCCCAGATACCATCCACTAAACCGAAATTGGCGCCTTCACTACGAACCTACCTACCAAGGACTACCTGTGAAGTGTGAGAGACATAATCACAGCCCTCTTGTCGAGAATTTTTTAGAGAAAACGCTCACACTCTTTCAACGCACAAGAGAACAACACCCAAGAACTTTCGCACTAAGATTCGATCTCTACTTTCCAGCCGACTTCGACCTAGCAGCGATTAACCATGGCAGTGACATCATGAAAACCTTTTGGCGCTACCTAGACTCGCAATTTAATGCCGCCTCTTTAGCGCATTCGCCGAAAACCGAGTACATCTGGGTGCGTGAAATAGGCCCACAATCAGACAAACCCCACTTTCACGTACTTCTAATGCTCGATGCTAACGCCATCTTAACCCTTGGCAATCCAGCGCCTAGTCCTGATGGCACTTACTCCGACAACACACTCGCTCATCGGATTATCCGCTCCTGGCTGGGCGCTTTAGCTTATCCTGCTCTAGATCCTCTAGGTTCGTTGGTATATTTCCAGAAAGATCCTCACACTGGAGAGTTTATACGCTGGCTTCTTGATAGATCTGACGATTATAACTGGACAAGACTATTCTATTTAACCAGCTATTTATTCAAGGCTTACTCCAAGCCTGTCGGCCAAGGTATTCGCGCGTTCGGCTCATCTCGTCTCTACCGAAGGACTCCAGCTTAG
- a CDS encoding YagK/YfjJ domain-containing protein — protein MLASTKDPLQYTALHYDSEFNGLPVDQGQGPLIARHLGLLEDLLQRARNAHDNSLAVRFDLHCPNTIAISATLNQGNGLVSLFWSNLYEQLFNAQPAAPFDLHFAWTREHDPHTGQATYKALILLNARAFHGLYSNEQAQDIGKSDSLAGCILRAWAKSLRISDPPPPELVSFPTDPLSGKTQVMLLNRYDHNAWRELFTQSSSLCKYEGKPLGRVFCAFRTSNRQ, from the coding sequence ATGTTAGCGTCTACCAAAGATCCTCTCCAGTATACTGCACTTCACTACGACAGTGAGTTCAACGGCTTGCCCGTAGACCAAGGTCAAGGGCCACTAATCGCCCGTCATCTCGGTCTACTCGAAGACTTACTCCAACGAGCTAGAAACGCGCACGATAACTCCCTAGCTGTGCGCTTCGACCTGCACTGCCCGAATACCATAGCCATCTCAGCGACTCTCAACCAAGGCAACGGTCTTGTCAGCCTTTTCTGGAGTAATCTCTACGAGCAGCTCTTTAACGCTCAACCTGCAGCGCCCTTCGATCTGCACTTTGCCTGGACACGTGAGCACGATCCTCACACCGGACAGGCCACTTACAAAGCCCTAATCTTACTAAACGCTCGCGCCTTTCATGGGCTCTACAGTAACGAGCAGGCGCAGGATATAGGCAAAAGTGACAGCCTCGCCGGATGCATCCTGCGAGCCTGGGCTAAATCCTTACGTATCTCTGACCCACCACCGCCTGAGCTAGTCTCCTTTCCAACAGATCCGCTAAGCGGCAAGACCCAGGTTATGCTCTTGAACAGATACGATCATAACGCCTGGCGAGAGCTTTTCACTCAATCGAGCAGCCTATGCAAGTACGAAGGTAAGCCGCTCGGTCGGGTCTTCTGCGCATTTAGAACTAGCAACCGCCAATAG
- a CDS encoding helix-turn-helix domain-containing protein — MTDNDLLERIYAQMHQPIPTTAKAQPSTDFTNKQTTNDTAAPGSTQDTPYTPAPVHTEQLHSANLANSPRNDDIDPTTLIQAVIEHRQIHQLTQEQLATELGISVRTLRDWEQGRRQPKGPSQALLRLFITSSRS, encoded by the coding sequence ATGACAGATAACGACCTGCTCGAGCGCATATACGCGCAGATGCACCAGCCTATCCCCACCACAGCAAAAGCACAGCCAAGCACCGACTTCACAAACAAGCAGACCACAAACGATACCGCAGCACCAGGATCTACCCAAGATACGCCATACACACCGGCGCCGGTTCACACTGAACAACTACATAGCGCGAATCTCGCCAACTCACCCCGCAACGACGATATCGATCCGACCACTTTGATACAGGCGGTTATAGAGCACCGCCAAATCCATCAACTCACCCAAGAACAACTCGCCACTGAGCTTGGGATCAGTGTGCGAACACTTCGAGATTGGGAGCAAGGCAGACGCCAGCCCAAAGGACCGTCCCAAGCCCTGCTACGTCTATTCATCACTTCATCTAGAAGCTAA
- a CDS encoding helix-turn-helix transcriptional regulator — protein MNHKDRKGQEHLPSYAEQVSVVLRTLRALFNMSQSDLAKASQVSRPTINRVETLRDVDKVRTSTLEALLAVFRRLGVQVQLDEGGLVLSLPMESLMTAIKSGRSQADKEDIVALMVELNRNIRLGDPPALTQEEIRKLKYSSKGSRSKESEE, from the coding sequence ATGAATCACAAGGACAGAAAAGGTCAAGAGCACCTGCCAAGCTACGCTGAACAGGTTTCGGTGGTGCTTCGGACTCTCCGTGCGCTTTTCAATATGAGCCAATCGGACCTAGCCAAGGCTTCGCAGGTTTCGCGACCAACCATCAATAGGGTCGAGACGCTTAGAGATGTCGACAAGGTTAGGACAAGCACACTGGAAGCATTGCTAGCGGTTTTCCGCCGCCTTGGTGTCCAGGTCCAGCTCGATGAGGGCGGGTTGGTTCTCTCGCTACCAATGGAGAGCCTGATGACGGCGATTAAGTCAGGTAGGAGTCAGGCAGATAAAGAGGATATCGTGGCCCTGATGGTCGAACTGAATAGAAATATCAGGCTCGGGGACCCTCCCGCGCTGACCCAGGAAGAAATTAGGAAGTTGAAGTACTCGAGCAAAGGCTCCCGGTCGAAGGAGTCGGAGGAATGA
- a CDS encoding DUF4224 domain-containing protein — MLLTDREIRQLTGRKRFAAQCRALGRMGLPHDRDPDGRPLVLREVVMERLGGEKPPQEWEPDFSVIRG, encoded by the coding sequence ATGCTATTAACTGACAGAGAAATCAGACAGCTCACCGGGCGGAAGCGGTTCGCCGCACAGTGCCGCGCCCTTGGCAGGATGGGACTGCCACATGATAGAGACCCGGATGGCCGTCCGCTAGTATTGCGGGAGGTAGTTATGGAAAGATTAGGTGGAGAGAAGCCACCGCAAGAGTGGGAGCCTGATTTTTCAGTTATCCGAGGCTAG